A genomic segment from Cyanobium sp. NIES-981 encodes:
- a CDS encoding copper-translocating P-type ATPase: MSATSSSSPSSPSPSSCCAGNGPGPGLAESAGAMDRELARELTLLRRKLGVAAVLTLLVMLSSLPHMLGRHSLPLLPHWFTSPWTQLLLTTPVLFWCGREFFSGAASAFRQHSADMNTLVAAGTGIAWLTSVVATLAPQLLTAEGLPADVYYETAAVILTLVLLGRLLEARARGQTSEAIRRLLQLQPPTARVLRDGVPQEIPVSLVEVGDLVQVRPGEKLPVDGVVVEGRSWVEESMLTGEPTPIQKGPGDTVIGASLNRSGSFSFRVSQVGSDTVLAQIVELVRQAQSSRTRVQRLADQVVGWFVPAVIALAIAAFVLWFLISGNAVLAMLFLVSVLVIACPCALGLATPTSIMVASGKGAENGLIFRSAEALETAGGLRTLVFDKTGTLTRGQPAVTEFERLGWGRLPAPELLAAVAALEERSEHPLAEAIVAYLRPQLGPGAPPVVEQFEAVAGLGVQGRAGGHQVRVGTPRWFRELGLETTALDPLAARLEAAACSVAAVAVDGRIEACFGIADPLKPEAAAAVAALRRLGLQVVLLSGDARRTAEVVGAQVGIERVIAEVRPADKAAVIQRLQEQGEGPVAMVGDGINDAPALVAADVGLAMGTGTDVAIAASDITLISGQLAGVPAAIELSRHTMANIRQNLLFAFAYNVAGIPIAAGLLFPFTGWLLSPMLAGAAMAFSSVSVVSNALRLRRFRPRPLPAAARR, translated from the coding sequence ATGAGCGCCACGTCCTCCTCTTCCCCCTCCTCCCCGTCCCCCTCCTCCTGCTGCGCCGGCAACGGCCCCGGGCCCGGCCTGGCCGAGTCGGCGGGGGCCATGGACCGGGAGCTGGCCCGGGAGCTCACCCTGCTGCGCCGCAAGCTGGGTGTGGCCGCGGTGCTCACCCTGCTGGTGATGCTCTCCAGCCTGCCCCACATGCTCGGGCGCCATTCCCTGCCCCTGCTGCCGCACTGGTTCACCAGCCCCTGGACCCAGCTGCTGCTCACCACGCCGGTGCTGTTCTGGTGCGGGCGGGAGTTCTTCAGCGGCGCCGCCTCGGCCTTCCGCCAGCACAGCGCCGACATGAACACCCTGGTGGCCGCCGGCACCGGCATCGCCTGGCTCACCTCCGTGGTGGCCACCCTGGCGCCGCAGCTGCTCACGGCCGAGGGCCTGCCGGCGGATGTGTACTACGAAACCGCCGCGGTGATCCTCACCCTGGTGCTGCTGGGCCGCCTCCTGGAGGCCCGGGCCCGTGGGCAGACCTCCGAGGCGATCCGGCGGCTGCTGCAGCTCCAGCCCCCCACCGCCCGGGTGCTGAGGGACGGCGTGCCCCAGGAGATCCCGGTGTCCCTGGTGGAGGTGGGGGATCTGGTGCAGGTGCGCCCCGGCGAGAAGCTGCCCGTGGACGGGGTGGTGGTGGAGGGCCGCTCCTGGGTGGAGGAGTCGATGCTCACCGGCGAGCCCACTCCGATCCAGAAAGGCCCCGGCGACACCGTGATCGGCGCCTCGCTCAACCGCAGCGGCAGCTTCAGCTTCCGCGTGAGCCAGGTGGGGAGCGACACGGTGCTGGCCCAGATCGTGGAGCTGGTGCGCCAGGCCCAGAGCTCCCGCACCCGGGTGCAGCGGCTGGCGGATCAGGTGGTGGGCTGGTTCGTGCCGGCGGTGATCGCCCTGGCCATCGCGGCCTTCGTGCTCTGGTTCCTGATCAGCGGCAACGCCGTGCTGGCGATGCTCTTCCTGGTGAGCGTGCTGGTGATCGCCTGTCCCTGTGCCCTCGGCCTGGCCACCCCCACCTCGATCATGGTGGCCTCGGGCAAGGGGGCGGAGAACGGCCTGATCTTCCGCAGCGCCGAGGCCCTGGAAACCGCCGGCGGTCTGCGCACCCTGGTGTTCGACAAGACCGGCACCCTCACCCGCGGTCAGCCGGCGGTCACCGAGTTCGAGCGGCTGGGCTGGGGCCGGCTGCCGGCGCCGGAACTGCTCGCCGCCGTGGCGGCCCTGGAGGAGCGCTCGGAGCATCCCCTGGCGGAGGCGATCGTGGCCTACCTCCGCCCCCAGCTCGGCCCTGGGGCGCCGCCCGTTGTGGAGCAGTTCGAGGCGGTGGCCGGCCTGGGCGTGCAGGGCCGCGCCGGTGGCCACCAGGTGCGGGTGGGCACCCCCCGCTGGTTCCGGGAGCTCGGCCTCGAGACCACGGCCCTCGATCCCCTCGCCGCCCGGCTGGAGGCCGCCGCCTGCAGCGTGGCGGCGGTGGCGGTGGACGGCCGGATCGAGGCCTGCTTCGGCATCGCCGATCCGCTCAAGCCGGAGGCCGCCGCCGCCGTGGCGGCCCTGCGGCGCCTCGGCCTGCAGGTGGTGCTGCTCAGCGGCGATGCCCGCCGCACCGCCGAGGTGGTGGGCGCCCAGGTGGGGATCGAGCGGGTGATCGCCGAGGTGCGCCCCGCCGACAAGGCCGCGGTGATCCAGCGGCTGCAGGAGCAGGGGGAGGGGCCGGTGGCGATGGTGGGCGACGGCATCAACGACGCCCCGGCCCTGGTGGCGGCCGATGTGGGCCTGGCGATGGGCACCGGCACCGATGTGGCGATCGCCGCCAGCGACATCACCCTGATCTCCGGCCAGCTGGCCGGCGTGCCGGCGGCGATCGAGCTCAGCCGCCACACCATGGCCAACATCCGCCAGAACCTGCTGTTCGCCTTCGCCTACAACGTGGCCGGCATCCCGATCGCCGCCGGCCTGCTGTTCCCCTTCACCGGCTGGCTGCTCAGCCCGATGCTGGCCGGCGCTGCCATGGCCTTCAGTTCCGTGTCGGTGGTGAGCAACGCCCTGCGGCTGCGCCGCTTCCGGCCCAGGCCCCTGCCCGCTGCCGCCCGCCGATGA
- a CDS encoding cupredoxin domain-containing protein, producing the protein MTSLLAAALSSSEPLWRSIEQPLALRLAVAAAGLALIAAELWWFLGRHGTAALATAAAGGWQEVTITVDGGYVPARVRLQAGRPVRLTFHRLDPSSCVARVIVPDFQRSLDLPLNARTSLELPPLEPGIYPFHCGMAMVRGVLEVVPDQSRAMRSRERGVAVSDGPSDGLS; encoded by the coding sequence ATGACCAGCCTGCTTGCCGCCGCTCTCTCCTCGTCCGAGCCGCTCTGGCGCTCGATCGAGCAGCCCCTGGCCCTGCGGCTGGCCGTGGCCGCCGCCGGCCTGGCCCTGATCGCGGCGGAGCTCTGGTGGTTCCTGGGCCGCCACGGCACTGCCGCCCTGGCCACGGCCGCGGCGGGGGGCTGGCAGGAGGTGACCATCACCGTGGATGGGGGCTATGTGCCGGCGCGGGTGCGGTTGCAGGCCGGCCGGCCGGTGCGGCTCACCTTCCACCGGCTCGACCCCAGCAGCTGCGTGGCCCGGGTGATCGTGCCGGACTTCCAGCGCAGCCTCGATCTGCCCCTCAACGCCCGCACCAGCCTGGAGCTGCCGCCGCTGGAGCCCGGCATCTACCCCTTCCACTGCGGCATGGCCATGGTGCGCGGCGTGCTGGAGGTGGTGCCGGATCAGTCGAGGGCGATGCGCTCCAGGGAGCGGGGCGTGGCCGTGAGCGACGGCCCCAGCGACGGGCTGAGTTGA
- a CDS encoding nuclear transport factor 2 family protein: MDEASLRTLFTKPYGSPAPSQDLWRSHYAEDVHFQDPTQERQGLQAYIEAQEALVKRCDDVMLKPAAIAIDGTTAFIEWEMGLKIRGITFTYPGTTRLLLNEAGQIVDHRDYFDFVGPTFAPVPVVGGFVRWLYRRFVD; encoded by the coding sequence ATGGATGAAGCCAGCCTGCGCACCCTGTTCACCAAGCCCTACGGCTCCCCCGCGCCCTCGCAAGACCTGTGGCGCTCCCACTACGCCGAGGACGTGCACTTTCAGGATCCGACCCAGGAGCGCCAGGGCCTGCAGGCCTACATCGAGGCCCAGGAGGCTCTGGTGAAACGCTGCGACGACGTGATGCTGAAGCCCGCCGCGATCGCGATCGACGGCACCACCGCGTTCATCGAGTGGGAGATGGGCCTGAAGATCAGGGGCATCACATTCACCTATCCCGGCACGACCCGCCTGCTGCTCAACGAGGCCGGCCAGATCGTGGACCATCGCGACTACTTCGACTTCGTGGGGCCCACCTTTGCGCCGGTGCCCGTGGTGGGAGGGTTCGTGCGCTGGCTCTACAGGCGCTTCGTGGACTGA
- a CDS encoding carboxylesterase has protein sequence MPKLADPAPLSLLADGPTAVLLLHGFTGSAAEMKPLARRLHQQGYSVEVPLLRGHGSCVEDLEPVLARDWTQQVSEAIDQLEARGKRVVVGGLSLGAMLALEAGLQNSRLEGLLLFSPPIAVRDRRRFLAPLLRLLVHTLPKPPEDFVDPAAGARFWGYGRYPVATSLEVLRLIARVRRQLRRNGLPLRALVVLSHQDRVVRAERSMALLQRWLDPARTRFHWLEGGGHVLTIDGSWPELAELTLETLRNWEVQSTKRL, from the coding sequence ATGCCCAAGCTCGCCGATCCCGCTCCACTGTCGCTGCTCGCTGACGGGCCCACCGCGGTGCTGCTTCTGCATGGCTTCACGGGCTCGGCAGCGGAGATGAAGCCCCTGGCCCGGCGCCTGCACCAGCAGGGATACAGCGTGGAGGTGCCCCTGCTGCGGGGCCACGGCAGCTGCGTGGAGGATCTGGAGCCGGTGCTCGCCCGCGACTGGACTCAGCAGGTGAGCGAGGCCATCGACCAGTTGGAGGCCAGGGGGAAGCGGGTGGTGGTGGGCGGACTGTCCCTGGGGGCGATGCTGGCCCTGGAGGCCGGTCTGCAGAACTCCCGGCTGGAGGGGCTGCTGCTGTTCTCCCCCCCGATCGCCGTGCGGGACCGGCGCCGCTTCCTGGCACCGCTGCTGCGGCTGCTGGTGCACACCTTGCCGAAGCCGCCGGAGGATTTCGTGGACCCGGCCGCCGGCGCGCGGTTCTGGGGGTATGGGCGCTACCCGGTGGCCACCAGCCTGGAGGTGCTGCGGCTGATCGCCCGGGTCCGCCGGCAGCTGCGCCGGAACGGTCTGCCGCTGCGGGCCCTGGTGGTGCTGAGCCATCAGGACCGGGTGGTGCGGGCGGAGCGGTCCATGGCCCTGCTGCAGCGCTGGCTCGATCCGGCCCGTACCCGCTTCCACTGGCTCGAGGGCGGCGGCCATGTGCTCACGATCGATGGCAGCTGGCCCGAACTGGCGGAGCTCACGCTGGAGACCCTGCGGAACTGGGAGGTTCAGTCCACGAAGCGCCTGTAG
- a CDS encoding Hint domain-containing protein — translation MPNKSMFTWTFSTIQAVTQTGTGSSLKVTPASPPTDLSGSGNVSVTESVTSTSLQVGEAVVVKYGTTTLNLFFRGDDASGPANGNVLAFSTQASGTGGTWYTVSTSLITSQTNITDNAPWSCFVTGTLIATPEGARPIETLAIGDLVATDQGPQAVRFISRNSAHPLCLHWGQFLPIRIQAHALGQGLPSRDLFVSPGHAILVDDHLVNASVLVNDTTIHQTSVEEWTDHQEITYFNIELETHRLIVANDLQAESHIDIIPRESYWDNFDEYLRLYGEELPIEELPLPRVAFVRQLPTHLARALHVGLPKLDEVLAPV, via the coding sequence TTGCCCAACAAGAGCATGTTCACCTGGACCTTCTCTACCATTCAGGCAGTCACCCAGACTGGCACGGGCAGTAGCTTGAAGGTGACTCCTGCAAGTCCTCCCACCGATCTCTCCGGGAGCGGAAATGTGAGTGTCACCGAGTCGGTGACCAGTACCTCGCTTCAAGTCGGCGAGGCCGTGGTGGTCAAGTATGGAACCACCACCCTCAATCTCTTTTTCCGAGGAGACGATGCTTCTGGCCCAGCCAATGGAAACGTGTTGGCATTCTCGACCCAGGCAAGTGGCACGGGAGGCACGTGGTACACCGTCTCCACCAGCCTTATCACCAGCCAGACCAACATCACCGACAATGCCCCCTGGAGCTGCTTCGTCACCGGCACCCTGATTGCCACCCCGGAAGGTGCTCGGCCAATCGAAACCCTGGCGATCGGTGATCTCGTGGCTACCGATCAGGGGCCCCAGGCGGTTCGCTTCATTTCCCGCAACTCAGCCCATCCCCTATGCCTGCACTGGGGGCAGTTTCTGCCGATCCGGATCCAGGCCCATGCCCTCGGCCAGGGGCTTCCAAGCCGCGACCTGTTCGTCTCCCCCGGCCATGCCATCCTGGTGGACGACCACCTCGTGAATGCTTCCGTGCTGGTCAACGACACCACCATCCACCAAACCTCTGTGGAGGAGTGGACCGACCATCAGGAGATCACCTACTTCAACATCGAGCTTGAGACCCACCGCTTGATCGTGGCCAACGATCTTCAGGCCGAATCTCACATCGACATCATCCCAAGAGAGAGCTACTGGGACAACTTCGACGAGTACCTCCGCCTCTACGGCGAAGAGCTCCCCATCGAAGAACTGCCGCTTCCGCGCGTGGCCTTCGTGCGCCAGCTCCCCACCCATCTGGCCCGTGCTCTCCATGTTGGATTGCCCAAGCTTGACGAGGTCCTGGCGCCGGTCTGA
- a CDS encoding triacylglycerol lipase: MPSQPILILGGFLISPEAYAPMVEELGRLSGQPVRLVPVGRPEWLLTVFAFAWARILDRVASTARELAGHSPTGKVTLIGHSSGGIMLRLFLDDAPFQGRRYDGKALADALVMLGSPHTALKATALRQLVNRRLPGCPFAEQVRYGSVAGDLDLAEASPMARRLAPTAYRNSTGDPHDRGDGLVPVASALLEGSTPLVLAGVAHGGAFGPRWYGSPEVVERWWMELLEAGPPSRTNGTRV; the protein is encoded by the coding sequence ATGCCCAGCCAGCCGATCCTGATCCTCGGTGGCTTCCTGATCAGCCCCGAGGCCTACGCCCCGATGGTGGAGGAGCTCGGGCGGCTGAGCGGCCAGCCGGTGCGGCTGGTGCCGGTGGGCAGGCCCGAATGGCTGCTCACCGTGTTCGCCTTCGCCTGGGCGCGCATCCTGGACCGGGTCGCCAGCACCGCCCGTGAGCTGGCCGGCCACTCGCCCACCGGCAAGGTCACGCTGATCGGCCACAGCTCCGGCGGCATCATGCTGCGGCTGTTCCTGGATGACGCTCCCTTCCAGGGCCGCCGCTACGACGGCAAGGCCCTGGCCGACGCGCTGGTGATGCTCGGCAGCCCCCACACGGCGCTGAAGGCCACGGCGCTGCGGCAGCTGGTGAACCGGCGCCTGCCGGGCTGCCCCTTCGCCGAGCAGGTGCGGTATGGGTCGGTGGCGGGGGATCTGGACCTGGCGGAAGCCAGCCCGATGGCCCGGCGCCTGGCACCCACGGCCTACCGCAACAGCACGGGTGATCCCCACGACCGGGGCGACGGGCTGGTGCCGGTGGCCTCCGCCCTGCTGGAGGGATCCACCCCGCTGGTGCTGGCCGGGGTGGCCCATGGCGGCGCCTTCGGCCCGCGCTGGTACGGCAGCCCCGAGGTGGTGGAACGCTGGTGGATGGAGCTTCTGGAAGCCGGACCGCCCAGCCGCACCAACGGCACAAGAGTTTAG